One window of Dyadobacter sandarakinus genomic DNA carries:
- a CDS encoding L-rhamnose mutarotase, translating to MAVKRTCMALDLARDSQLVAEYLDLHSTSGMWPEIPAGIREAGIADMQIYRIGYRLFMIVDHDEDTSLTDAFAKMSTMPRQPEWAALMAGFQRKLADAKPDEHWATMEPVFLLNDHIR from the coding sequence ATGGCTGTAAAAAGAACCTGTATGGCCCTGGACCTGGCCCGCGATTCCCAGCTGGTTGCGGAATACCTGGACCTGCACAGCACTTCGGGCATGTGGCCGGAGATTCCGGCGGGCATCCGAGAAGCCGGTATTGCCGACATGCAGATATACCGCATCGGATACAGGCTCTTTATGATTGTAGATCATGACGAAGATACCAGCCTGACCGACGCTTTTGCAAAAATGAGCACCATGCCGCGCCAGCCTGAGTGGGCCGCATTGATGGCGGGCTTCCAGAGGAAACTTGCAGACGCAAAGCCGGACGAACATTGGGCCACGATGGAACCTGTATTCCTGTTAAACGATCACATCCGATGA
- the fucP gene encoding L-fucose:H+ symporter permease, giving the protein MKSSKSVAVPLLVVMSLMFIWNLSRNINDILIPHLKRACQLTDFQSSLVQSAFFGGYFLLALPVGQFISKYGYKAGMVTGLLTAAAGTFLFFPAADTRYYPLFLAALFIMAAGFTFLEVTATPYISILGDPDRASSRLSLASAVGSLGATIGPFVGSRFLLHATDVPAATAASLDAAELNRYLNAEAQLVKTPYLSLGGLFLAIGLLLYFIRLPKIEEESAPAGSLKSVFAFRHTVLGALGVFCYLGAEVGMVSFMIRYAQSSGIAGLSEQDAALFITFYMALVLAGRLAGAYWLRMLNPSKMLAFCALAAIILIFISMLATKYTSLYALSLIGLFTSVMYPILFTLSIKDLGTYTKTGSSLIIMSIVGGAVIPPLMGLVSDASGIKTAFLVPVLCYAYLMYYALAGHKPLPGKTGMQPEKIQIKSSVL; this is encoded by the coding sequence ATGAAAAGCAGCAAATCCGTGGCAGTGCCTTTGTTGGTGGTGATGAGCCTGATGTTTATCTGGAACCTGAGCCGGAACATCAATGATATTCTTATTCCGCATTTGAAAAGAGCCTGCCAGCTCACTGATTTCCAGTCTTCACTCGTGCAGTCGGCATTTTTCGGGGGTTACTTTCTGCTTGCCTTGCCGGTAGGACAGTTTATCAGTAAATATGGATACAAAGCAGGGATGGTTACCGGCCTGCTTACCGCCGCTGCGGGCACATTCCTGTTTTTCCCGGCAGCAGACACCCGCTACTATCCCCTCTTTCTGGCTGCGCTTTTCATCATGGCAGCCGGCTTCACCTTCCTGGAAGTGACGGCTACTCCCTACATTTCCATCCTTGGCGATCCCGACCGGGCGTCGAGCCGGCTGAGCCTGGCTTCGGCGGTGGGGTCACTCGGAGCCACAATCGGCCCGTTTGTCGGGAGCCGCTTCCTGCTTCACGCCACCGACGTACCCGCCGCTACTGCCGCCAGCCTCGATGCTGCTGAGTTAAACCGGTACCTGAATGCCGAAGCCCAGCTTGTAAAAACCCCATACCTGAGCCTGGGTGGACTCTTTCTGGCCATCGGGCTGCTGTTGTACTTCATCCGTCTGCCCAAAATCGAGGAAGAAAGTGCACCTGCCGGCAGTCTGAAGTCCGTGTTTGCGTTCAGGCATACCGTGCTGGGCGCATTGGGGGTGTTCTGCTACCTGGGTGCGGAAGTCGGCATGGTCAGCTTCATGATCCGATATGCCCAGTCGTCCGGCATTGCCGGGTTGAGTGAGCAGGATGCCGCCTTGTTTATCACCTTTTACATGGCGCTTGTACTGGCCGGGCGCCTGGCCGGTGCCTACTGGCTGCGGATGCTTAATCCTTCTAAAATGCTGGCTTTCTGTGCGCTGGCTGCCATAATCCTGATATTCATCTCCATGCTGGCGACGAAGTATACTTCCCTATATGCCCTGTCGCTAATCGGGTTGTTCACCTCCGTCATGTATCCCATTCTTTTTACACTCAGCATCAAAGACCTGGGTACTTATACCAAAACGGGCTCTTCGCTGATCATCATGAGCATTGTTGGAGGAGCGGTGATTCCGCCGCTGATGGGATTGGTTTCAGACGCTTCCGGGATCAAAACCGCGTTTCTGGTTCCCGTATTATGCTATGCTTACCTCATGTATTATGCCCTGGCCGGTCACAAACCATTGCCTGGCAAAACCGGTATGCAGCCGGAAAAAATTCAGATCAAAAGTTCGGTTTTATGA
- a CDS encoding alpha-L-fucosidase: MKKLLLIFLLACSGFQGFAQKQSAQPMSLAERLKWWQDAKMGLFIHWGPVSLIGQEISWSRKDYGPEKYDALYKKFNPEKFSAKEWVALAKASGMKYMVLTAKHHDGFCLFDTKTTSYNIMNAPFGRDVCKELAQAAHEAGMPIGWYFSVADWKDPDCRDPQRNPVFAERVLKQVSELLTNYGKIGLLWIDFEGWPSPVEPRKVYDLARTLQPEIIINNRLEPFTPDESHGYVGQYADYATPEGFVAGYGTTAWETCTNMGHQWAWKFGDHPRSLKESVHTLLRCVGGNGNLLFNIGPDSTGVFPADFVARAHEMGSWISKNQAAIYGTKGGVYTPAADYVSSYKDNKLYIHLLNDTQTELTLPGIPAKVKSAALADGSPVTFSQSTQRLKIQFPKAKIDSVATIAVLTMDKPLASLSPVIPFSTSRSLAYGKKATASSAVGQFYHDPAAAFDDNPKTCWKIGRRKDIDVHQVYGKNIHYLSEEIMSLYEPKGWLEVDLGKPHPVGRIKLGESRYSDSAIRRFKVQYLAGSTWTDLAEGSSMGDWQKEIRPVTAQKFRLVIDEYQGYFGVNEFELFPPNL; the protein is encoded by the coding sequence ATGAAAAAGCTACTACTCATTTTCCTGCTCGCCTGTTCGGGTTTTCAGGGTTTTGCTCAAAAACAATCCGCGCAGCCCATGTCGCTGGCTGAAAGATTAAAATGGTGGCAGGATGCTAAAATGGGCTTGTTTATACACTGGGGCCCGGTGTCGCTGATCGGACAGGAAATCAGCTGGTCGCGGAAGGATTACGGACCTGAAAAGTATGATGCTTTGTACAAAAAATTCAATCCTGAGAAGTTCAGCGCAAAAGAATGGGTGGCACTGGCCAAAGCCTCGGGTATGAAATACATGGTGCTTACTGCCAAACACCATGACGGCTTTTGTCTTTTTGATACAAAAACAACCAGCTACAACATCATGAATGCCCCTTTCGGGCGGGATGTATGCAAAGAGCTGGCACAGGCCGCACACGAAGCCGGCATGCCTATCGGGTGGTATTTCTCTGTGGCGGACTGGAAAGACCCCGATTGCCGTGATCCGCAGCGGAATCCGGTCTTTGCGGAAAGGGTACTGAAGCAGGTCAGCGAGCTGTTGACCAACTATGGTAAAATCGGATTGTTATGGATTGATTTTGAAGGCTGGCCGAGCCCGGTCGAGCCCAGGAAAGTGTATGACCTCGCGCGGACATTGCAGCCGGAAATCATCATCAACAACCGCCTCGAACCCTTTACCCCGGATGAGTCGCACGGGTATGTAGGGCAGTACGCGGACTATGCGACGCCCGAAGGATTTGTGGCCGGCTACGGTACAACCGCCTGGGAAACCTGCACCAACATGGGCCACCAGTGGGCGTGGAAGTTTGGCGACCATCCTCGCAGTCTGAAAGAATCCGTGCACACGTTGCTGCGCTGCGTGGGTGGAAACGGAAACCTGCTTTTCAATATCGGGCCTGATAGTACCGGCGTTTTTCCGGCCGATTTTGTTGCCCGGGCGCATGAAATGGGAAGCTGGATTTCAAAAAATCAAGCTGCCATTTACGGTACAAAAGGCGGGGTTTACACGCCCGCAGCCGATTATGTAAGCTCCTACAAAGACAACAAACTATACATTCACCTGCTGAACGACACGCAAACAGAGCTCACCCTGCCGGGCATTCCGGCAAAAGTTAAAAGTGCTGCCCTCGCGGACGGCAGCCCGGTCACTTTCAGCCAAAGTACCCAGCGCCTGAAAATCCAGTTCCCAAAAGCAAAAATCGATTCCGTCGCAACGATTGCGGTACTCACGATGGACAAGCCTCTGGCTTCTCTTTCACCGGTGATCCCGTTCTCGACTTCCCGGTCCCTGGCTTACGGTAAAAAAGCAACTGCTTCAAGTGCCGTCGGACAATTCTACCACGACCCGGCCGCCGCATTTGACGATAATCCGAAAACCTGCTGGAAGATCGGCCGGCGCAAGGACATTGACGTACATCAGGTTTATGGTAAAAACATCCACTACCTGTCCGAAGAAATCATGTCGCTGTATGAGCCGAAAGGCTGGCTGGAAGTAGACCTCGGCAAACCCCATCCGGTAGGCAGGATCAAGCTGGGCGAGTCGCGGTACAGCGATTCTGCCATCCGCAGGTTCAAGGTACAGTACCTGGCGGGCAGCACCTGGACAGACCTGGCCGAAGGAAGCAGCATGGGCGACTGGCAGAAGGAAATCAGACCGGTTACCGCACAGAAGTTCAGGCTGGTGATCGACGAATACCAGGGCTACTTCGGCGTCAATGAATTTGAGTTATTTCCACCAAACCTGTGA
- a CDS encoding SusC/RagA family TonB-linked outer membrane protein produces the protein MKHVFYQLLLALAFSGAAFAGAGHNHLPVLPAGAVQTIKGNVKDPQGAGLPGVNVIVKGTQRGTVTNADGDFTIETQPGDAVLVFSFVGYQSVEETIGSRTEISVELTHEDRALDEIVVVGYGTQKKRDVTGAVGSVKGSDVKSVVAADASALLQGRLAGVTVQQGGSAPGQAPAVVIRGTGTFGNDQPLYVIDGMIAASMSYINPNDIESMEVLKDASAAAIYGSRAANGVVLVTTKSGKAGDVKVSLNVKGGIQTPSKKLKFLNARQYADWNNQAHDNDGLERAPGNDAKFDPAIDTDWQSLELGSAPMTDYNLSLSGGSNTAKYFISGQYFDQKGIATDSWFKRYNMRANSQFNKGRFKFTESLSLSRSINNPNTYVGRETGPLPTMAVYDAKNQGGYAGLDPAFAGVARVVNWYGLAHMDDNRYTTDQVLGNIGLEYEIIDGLRYKLNVGLDYSVYRQYDFTPAFFMSNSQEAFQQQATLNDSYIQSFTTLVENTLTYNKSFGDHNFEVLAGYTTQNGQARSLGATAANFPSNDLRVINAAINRTVNTNGDLQEFVLQSALARINYNYKSKYLLTATIRRDGSSKFLYPHNTFATFPSFSLGWRVSEESFFPKTDLFNDLKLRGSYGTLGSQNIGNYLTSPTFNLTSDYYFAGGAQPGIAVTQYVNPDLKWESTKTSDIGFDLSMLRNAITISADYFDKTSSDVLASIPIPAYGGAGSTLTKNAATINNKGFEMAVTYARPAGKDFNYSITGTFSTVKNRVISLGDGVSPIIAGGFTQQSLQATRTDVGQPIGSFWGYQVLGIYQSKQEATEDGRTDATAGDFKFSKEPTWLGSPFPKFNYGANFNATYKNFDFGLFFQGVSGNKIWNAKGRFQYILDYGSNKSPEVLNAWTPENTNTDIPRATQLDPANNKRSSSFYIEDGSYVRLKNLTIGYTLPQSLLNKAKISNARFYVSGQNLLTFTKYKGYDPEVGRNSNGGSNPNNIGSLLNNGVDQTAYPNARIMSIGLDLNF, from the coding sequence ATGAAACATGTTTTTTACCAACTGCTGCTCGCGCTCGCTTTTTCGGGCGCGGCATTTGCGGGGGCTGGCCACAACCACCTTCCGGTGCTACCCGCCGGCGCCGTCCAGACCATCAAGGGTAATGTGAAAGATCCGCAGGGTGCGGGCCTGCCGGGTGTCAATGTAATTGTAAAAGGAACCCAGCGCGGTACTGTGACAAACGCGGACGGTGATTTCACCATCGAAACCCAGCCCGGCGACGCTGTACTCGTTTTTAGTTTTGTAGGTTACCAGTCGGTGGAGGAAACCATCGGAAGCCGGACTGAGATCAGCGTGGAGCTGACCCATGAAGACCGTGCGCTCGACGAGATTGTGGTCGTAGGCTACGGTACCCAGAAAAAACGGGATGTGACAGGTGCGGTGGGCAGTGTCAAAGGCAGTGACGTAAAAAGCGTGGTGGCGGCAGATGCATCGGCACTCCTGCAGGGCAGGCTTGCGGGCGTCACGGTGCAACAAGGCGGCAGCGCGCCGGGCCAGGCTCCCGCCGTGGTGATCCGGGGAACCGGTACCTTCGGCAACGACCAGCCGTTGTATGTGATCGACGGGATGATCGCTGCTTCCATGTCGTACATCAATCCGAATGATATTGAATCCATGGAGGTATTGAAAGATGCATCGGCAGCGGCGATCTATGGCAGCCGGGCTGCCAATGGTGTGGTGCTGGTAACCACCAAGTCGGGCAAGGCAGGCGATGTGAAAGTAAGCCTGAATGTAAAAGGCGGCATTCAGACACCGAGTAAAAAACTTAAATTCCTCAATGCGCGCCAGTATGCAGACTGGAACAACCAGGCGCATGATAATGACGGCCTGGAACGTGCGCCGGGTAATGATGCCAAGTTTGATCCCGCCATTGATACGGACTGGCAAAGCCTTGAACTGGGTTCTGCGCCCATGACAGACTACAACCTGAGCCTTTCGGGCGGCAGCAACACCGCCAAGTATTTTATCTCAGGTCAGTATTTTGATCAGAAAGGCATTGCGACGGATTCGTGGTTCAAAAGATATAACATGCGCGCCAACTCCCAGTTCAACAAGGGCCGCTTCAAGTTTACCGAGTCTTTGAGCCTTTCCCGCAGCATCAACAATCCCAATACTTACGTCGGCCGCGAAACCGGACCATTGCCTACGATGGCGGTGTATGATGCAAAAAACCAGGGTGGCTATGCCGGCCTCGATCCTGCGTTTGCCGGTGTGGCGCGCGTGGTGAACTGGTACGGACTGGCGCATATGGACGATAACCGGTACACCACGGACCAGGTGCTGGGCAACATCGGACTCGAATACGAGATCATCGACGGACTTCGATACAAGCTGAATGTCGGCCTTGATTATTCCGTTTACCGACAGTACGATTTTACACCGGCATTTTTCATGAGCAACTCGCAGGAGGCATTTCAGCAGCAGGCAACGCTGAACGACTCCTACATCCAGTCATTTACGACGCTTGTTGAAAATACACTCACCTATAACAAGTCCTTTGGAGATCACAACTTTGAAGTACTGGCAGGTTACACGACGCAAAACGGACAGGCCCGCAGCCTGGGCGCTACTGCAGCGAACTTTCCGTCGAATGATCTCCGGGTAATCAATGCGGCAATCAACCGGACGGTAAACACGAATGGTGATCTGCAGGAATTTGTACTGCAGTCGGCACTTGCGCGGATCAATTATAATTATAAATCCAAATACCTGCTGACGGCCACGATCCGGCGCGACGGTTCTTCCAAGTTCCTGTATCCGCACAATACGTTTGCCACTTTCCCGTCGTTTTCGCTGGGCTGGCGCGTGAGCGAGGAAAGCTTCTTTCCCAAAACCGATCTTTTTAATGATCTCAAACTCAGGGGAAGCTACGGTACGCTCGGCTCGCAGAACATTGGCAACTACCTGACGTCGCCTACGTTCAACCTGACTTCGGACTACTATTTTGCAGGAGGCGCGCAGCCGGGCATTGCCGTGACGCAGTATGTGAATCCGGATCTGAAATGGGAATCCACCAAGACAAGCGACATTGGTTTTGACCTGAGTATGCTGCGCAATGCGATCACGATCTCGGCGGATTATTTTGATAAAACATCCTCCGATGTACTGGCGAGCATTCCCATCCCTGCTTATGGAGGTGCGGGCAGCACGCTCACCAAAAACGCAGCCACGATCAACAACAAGGGCTTTGAAATGGCAGTAACCTATGCCAGGCCCGCCGGGAAGGATTTCAATTACAGCATTACCGGAACATTCAGCACGGTTAAAAACCGGGTGATCAGCCTGGGCGACGGGGTAAGTCCCATTATCGCCGGTGGTTTTACCCAGCAGTCGCTGCAGGCAACCCGCACCGACGTGGGCCAGCCCATCGGCAGTTTCTGGGGATACCAGGTGCTGGGGATTTATCAAAGCAAACAGGAGGCTACCGAGGACGGCCGCACGGATGCTACGGCCGGTGACTTTAAGTTCAGCAAAGAACCGACCTGGCTCGGCAGTCCGTTTCCAAAATTCAACTATGGCGCAAACTTCAATGCGACGTACAAAAACTTTGATTTCGGTCTTTTCTTTCAGGGTGTGAGCGGCAACAAAATCTGGAATGCCAAAGGACGGTTCCAGTACATTCTTGACTACGGCAGTAATAAAAGTCCGGAAGTGCTGAATGCGTGGACGCCGGAAAATACCAATACCGACATCCCGCGCGCCACGCAGCTGGACCCTGCAAACAACAAGCGTTCTTCGTCTTTCTACATTGAGGACGGTTCCTACGTGCGCTTGAAAAACCTGACCATCGGCTACACCCTGCCGCAGTCGCTGCTGAACAAAGCCAAAATCAGCAATGCCCGGTTTTACGTGAGCGGACAAAACCTGCTGACTTTTACAAAATACAAAGGATATGACCCCGAAGTAGGCCGTAACAGCAACGGCGGCAGCAACCCGAACAATATCGGAAGCCTGCTCAACAATGGCGTAGACCAAACCGCCTATCCAAATGCAAGAATCATGAGTATTGGTCTTGATCTAAACTTTTAA
- a CDS encoding RagB/SusD family nutrient uptake outer membrane protein — protein MKKIFVNYKKGRFVTLPLVFVMVVMVTVNCSKDDLNLTNPNALSTASFWKTADDAEKGLVACYGPLTTTQGWGRMLGAILTIHRGDDANAFSWPAVSDPGTFTVVPTDGRVGEGWGELNAIVARTNSVLAYVPTIDMDEAQKKRILGEAYFLRALAHFYLLNMWGNIPLILQPVEEVNDLFVEQAPQAEVWASIISDSKAAQASLPETVDAANVGRATWGAATAMLGKAYLFTKDWTNAAAEFKKIIDKPNLYRLVSNYQDNFLTATNNNAESIWELQYESNVNASWGTSGTPNVGRGQAYEPDIAPPAYSSQGSISVNRWVFDLFMKQKTKDGKIDPRAYATMIWNYPGAKIYQDNFKTKMTGADTNRIWDRKYLNFDRESSLVPGSWWYASNNRRMIRLADVLLMYAEARNEASGPDATAYDAINRVRARANMPDITPGLSKDAFRAAVRDERVLELALEGDRVFDLLRWGTMAEVFTKHPEYRSNSGGKFIPNKNEYLPIPFNDVSANPKLKQNPGYIN, from the coding sequence ATGAAAAAGATATTTGTCAACTACAAAAAAGGGAGATTCGTCACACTTCCCCTGGTTTTCGTGATGGTTGTCATGGTGACCGTAAACTGCAGCAAGGACGACCTGAACCTGACCAATCCCAATGCGCTGAGTACGGCCAGCTTCTGGAAAACCGCCGATGACGCCGAGAAGGGCCTGGTGGCCTGCTATGGTCCGCTCACTACCACCCAGGGCTGGGGCCGGATGCTGGGCGCCATCCTGACAATTCACCGCGGCGACGATGCCAATGCATTCTCCTGGCCGGCCGTGAGCGATCCCGGAACCTTCACCGTCGTTCCTACCGACGGGCGGGTGGGCGAAGGCTGGGGCGAGCTCAATGCCATCGTAGCCCGTACCAACTCGGTACTGGCTTATGTGCCAACCATTGACATGGACGAGGCGCAAAAGAAACGGATCCTGGGAGAAGCTTATTTCCTGCGTGCACTGGCGCATTTTTACCTGCTGAACATGTGGGGCAACATTCCGCTGATCCTGCAACCGGTAGAAGAAGTGAACGACCTGTTTGTAGAGCAGGCCCCGCAAGCCGAGGTATGGGCTTCCATCATCAGTGATTCCAAAGCTGCGCAGGCATCATTACCCGAGACAGTGGATGCCGCTAACGTGGGCCGGGCAACCTGGGGAGCTGCCACTGCTATGCTCGGCAAGGCTTACCTGTTTACAAAGGACTGGACCAATGCCGCTGCCGAGTTCAAGAAGATCATTGATAAACCAAACCTCTACCGGCTCGTCTCCAACTACCAGGACAACTTCCTCACTGCTACCAACAACAATGCGGAGTCGATCTGGGAGCTGCAGTATGAAAGCAACGTGAATGCAAGCTGGGGCACCAGCGGCACCCCGAACGTAGGCAGAGGCCAGGCTTATGAGCCGGACATTGCACCTCCTGCTTATTCAAGTCAGGGCAGTATTTCTGTAAACCGGTGGGTATTTGATTTGTTTATGAAACAAAAAACGAAAGACGGAAAGATCGATCCGCGGGCTTATGCGACCATGATCTGGAATTATCCGGGGGCCAAGATTTACCAGGATAACTTTAAAACAAAGATGACAGGCGCGGACACCAACCGGATCTGGGACCGCAAATACCTGAACTTCGACCGGGAAAGCTCATTGGTACCGGGCTCGTGGTGGTACGCTTCCAACAACCGGAGAATGATCCGCCTGGCCGACGTACTCCTCATGTATGCCGAAGCCAGGAACGAAGCATCCGGCCCGGACGCGACGGCTTACGATGCCATCAACCGGGTACGCGCGCGGGCTAACATGCCCGACATTACGCCGGGCCTCAGCAAGGACGCATTCCGTGCAGCCGTGCGGGATGAGCGGGTGCTGGAGCTGGCGCTCGAAGGCGACCGGGTATTTGACCTGCTGCGCTGGGGCACGATGGCCGAGGTATTTACCAAGCACCCCGAGTACCGCTCCAACAGCGGCGGCAAGTTTATCCCGAATAAAAACGAGTACCTGCCGATCCCTTTCAACGACGTGAGTGCCAACCCGAAACTGAAACAGAACCCGGGTTATATCAACTAA